One Suricata suricatta isolate VVHF042 chromosome 15, meerkat_22Aug2017_6uvM2_HiC, whole genome shotgun sequence DNA segment encodes these proteins:
- the LOC115279288 gene encoding cytochrome c oxidase subunit 6C yields the protein MTSGALAKPQMRGLLARRLRFHIVGAFAVSLGVAAFYKFAVAEPRKKAYADFYRNYDSMKDFEEMRKAGIFQSTK from the exons ATGACTTCCGGTGCTTTGGCGAAACCTCAGATGCGAGGCCTTCTGGCCAGGCGCCTGCGATTTCATATCGTTGGAGCATTCGCTGTCTCCCTGGGGGTTGCAGCTTTCTATAAG TTTGCTGTGGCTGAACCAAGAAAGAAGGCATATGCTGATTTCTACAGAAATTATGATTCCATGAAAGATTTTGAGGAGATGAGGAAGGCTGGTATCTTTCAGAGTACAAAGTGA